A segment of the Ruficoccus amylovorans genome:
CCGACTCGGCCACCTCGCGCACCGCTTCGCGCTTGTGCCCCGGGCTTACCATTTTTTTGCGTTTACCTGCTCCAGTACTTTGATGTTCAAAAGCTGGTCGGCCACCAGTTTCTTCAGCTCGGCGTTCTCGCGCTCAAGCTCCTTCAGACGCTTCACATCGCGCAGCTCCATCTGTCCGTACTTGCTCTTCCAACGATGGAAGCTCGCTTTGCTCACATTGT
Coding sequences within it:
- a CDS encoding transposase, which codes for MKRKRYTEEQIVALLREADEGRSVDDVCREHNVSKASFHRWKSKYGQMELRDVKRLKELERENAELKKLVADQLLNIKVLEQVNAKKW